From the genome of Spirosomataceae bacterium TFI 002, one region includes:
- a CDS encoding Phospho-N-acetylmuramoyl-pentapeptide-transferase — translation MLYYLFNYLDQIWDLPGAGVFRYISFRASAATILSLLIAAVFGKKIINYLQKLQIGESIRDLGLDGQMAKKGTPTMGGFIILASLVTPVLLFARIDNVYIVLLLVTAVWTCLIGFTDDYIKVFKKDKEGLKGTFKVIGQVGLGLIVGLTLFYNDNVVVREYLANGQFVDQASLATTVPFMKGNEIDYGIIGSFLPEWLAWLPYVFVCIFIITAVSNGSNITDGIDGLAAGTSAIIGLTLAIFAYLSGNKIFAEYLNIMMIPNSGEIVIFCAAFLGACIGFLWYNAYPAQVFMGDTGSLMIGGIIATLALALRKELMIPVLCGVFLIENLSVILQVSYFKYQKRKHGIEHARANRLFLMSPLHHHFQKKGYHEAKIVARFWIVGIILAVVTLVTLKLR, via the coding sequence ATGCTTTACTACCTTTTTAATTACCTAGACCAGATTTGGGATTTACCCGGTGCGGGAGTATTCCGATATATATCATTTAGAGCGTCTGCTGCTACAATTTTATCATTGCTAATTGCTGCGGTTTTTGGAAAAAAAATAATCAATTATTTACAAAAACTTCAGATAGGAGAGTCCATTAGAGATTTGGGTCTTGATGGACAAATGGCAAAAAAGGGTACACCTACAATGGGTGGTTTCATTATTCTGGCTTCTCTTGTTACTCCCGTTCTGCTTTTTGCCAGAATCGATAATGTCTATATCGTATTGTTGCTAGTTACAGCTGTGTGGACTTGTTTGATTGGGTTTACAGATGATTATATCAAGGTATTTAAGAAAGACAAAGAAGGTCTTAAGGGTACTTTCAAGGTAATTGGTCAAGTAGGATTGGGACTTATTGTAGGACTTACCTTGTTTTATAACGACAATGTCGTCGTTCGAGAATACCTCGCCAACGGACAGTTTGTTGACCAAGCTTCGCTCGCTACTACAGTTCCTTTTATGAAAGGGAATGAAATTGATTATGGTATAATTGGTTCTTTTTTGCCAGAATGGCTGGCGTGGTTACCATATGTTTTCGTTTGTATTTTCATCATTACTGCCGTGAGTAATGGTTCTAATATTACGGATGGAATTGATGGATTGGCTGCAGGAACATCTGCAATAATTGGTCTTACACTTGCTATTTTTGCATATCTCTCAGGGAATAAGATTTTTGCCGAATACCTGAATATCATGATGATACCTAATTCAGGAGAAATCGTAATATTTTGTGCTGCATTTCTGGGTGCATGTATTGGTTTCTTGTGGTACAATGCTTACCCAGCTCAGGTTTTTATGGGAGATACTGGTAGCTTAATGATAGGAGGAATAATTGCTACCCTAGCTTTGGCACTTAGAAAAGAGCTCATGATTCCTGTTTTGTGTGGCGTGTTTTTAATTGAAAACTTATCGGTTATACTACAGGTTAGTTATTTCAAATACCAAAAGCGAAAGCATGGCATTGAACACGCTCGAGCAAATAGGCTCTTCCTTATGTCTCCATTGCATCACCACTTCCAAAAGAAGGGCTACCACGAAGCAAAGATCGTAGCTAGGTTTTGGATCGTTGGAATTATTTTGGCT